GGAGCGGTCATTACTGCGTAACTGTCTCTGTTGCGGGTGTAAAGTTTCAACGCCCTATTTTGGTTGGCCAAATAGTCGAAGTTAAAGCTAGTATTGCCCACACAGGTAAAACCAGCATGCAAATCTTTATTCAAGTACGCTGCGGCGACCCTAAAACACAGAATCTAGTTGAAACCAATCATTGTGTTATAAGTTTTATTGCTATGGATGAAGCAGGCTACCCAATCGAAGTACCTTCATATACTGCAGTGACAGACGAAGAAAAGAAAATTGAAAACTATGCGATTAAAATGAAAGAGATCGCGATAGAAACTGAAACCCTATTACAAAAAGCATAAAACTAAACCTATTAACTGCACTTAGTAACTTCTACAGAGCACCCTGAAATTGTTACGACAGCCAAACTGAATGCCTGATTACAGTTTCAACAAACTGCGCAAAAAACCACTAATTAAAGCCTAAAAACAATACTTTAGGCTTTATTTTCAGCTTGGCATTGCCGTTGCAATACTCCTTGTGAATGACGCGAAACATTCGTTTATTTATTTTATAAAGGAGCTATTAAATGATTAAAGCAATTTCACTTTCTGCACTTTCTTTAGCACTACTAGGTTTTAATAATGCTGCACATGCAGATATTACCGAAATGGATTCTCCGCGTATTTATACCGGTATCGGCTACGGCCAATATTCTTTTGAGTTTGAAGACAGTGAAAATGACACTGACTTTGATGACGATTCACAAATGCTGAAAGGCTATATTGGTACTCAGTTTAACAAGTACTTAAGCCTTGAACTTGCCTATCAAAATTTTGATGAAGTAAGCGATATCGATTCTAAAGCTGAAATTGACGGTGTTTCACTAGCAGCACGCTTAGCAGCCCCAATTACAGATAGTTTTTCTGTTTATGCCAAAGGTGGTTGGCTTGAGTGGGATGCTGAAATTGAACAAGACCTAGGCGAGCTTGGCAGCATCAGTGCTGACTCAGACGGTGGTGATGTATTTTATGGTGCAGGTGTAGAATATGCTTTCACAACAAACATGCAAGTACGTTTAGAGTATGAGCGCTATAAATTAGAAGACGATATTGACCCAGATATGGATGTAGCGTCTGTATCATTCCAATACATGTTTTAATTTAGACTGTACAGTCTAAATATTTAAAAGGCAGTCTCGACTGCCTTTTTTTGTGTTTGCATGTAAAATGTCGGCAGATTTTCTTAACGACAATGCACAATGAGCGAATACCAATTAACTGCCGTCGGCCATATTCAATCTCCTTATAAACAAAAGTTTGCCATACCTCGCCAACCTCGTTTAGTTCCTGAAGCTAAAGCAAAGCTGGTATTCTGCAGCGATTTTAATCGTGAAGAGTTTGTACGCGGCCTCGATGAATTTAGCCATATTTGGTTACTATTCAGATTTCATGAAACCGCAGATAAAGGCTATTCAGCAATGGTGAGACCCCCTCGCCTCGGCGGTAACGAACGAAAAGGTGTATTTGCAACACGAGCAACCTTTCGACCAAACGCTATAGGCATGAGTGCTGTAAAATTAGAGGGTATCGAATATAAAAATGGTCAGTTAAGCTTATTGCTTTCAGGTATCGATTTACTCGATGGCACACCTATTTTAGACATTAAACCTTATTTGCCCTACTCAGACGCAATGACCGATGCCACCGCAGGCTTTGCCGATACCCGACCAGAAACCGATATGAGTGTTGAGTTTAGTGAAGAAGCCCTGGCGTTTATCGAAAAACAGACCGAACAACCTGAATTAAAAGCGTTTATAAGCAATGTATTAAAGCAAGATCCTCGCCCTGCCTATAAAAAGCAACGTGACTCAGAACAAAGCTACGGCATGACCTTATATGATTTTAATATTAGGTGGCATGTTCAGGACAATCATAATACAGTGACCAGCATTGAAAAATGCTAGTTTTTAGCATATAGCGCTTTAGTGTCAGTGCTTCCACTGGTAAACTTAGCGCCTTGTTATTACTCAAACGTCTTGAGTAAACGATAATAATTTTAACACTACTTGGAATAGAGATGCGTACCAGTCAATATATACTCGCAACACTTAAAGAAACTCCGTCTGATGCAGAAATTGTTTCTCATCAATTAATGCTACGAGCAGGCATGATCCGCCGCGTTGCGTCGGGTTTGTATACATGGTTGCCCTCTGGTCTACGCGTACTTAAAAAAGTAGAAAACATCGTACGTGAAGAAATGGATAAAGCAGGCGCTATAGAAATGTTAATGCCTATTATCCAACCAGCTGATCTTTGGGAAGAGTCTGGTCGTTGGGAGCAATTTGGTCCTGAATTACTTCGTATTAATGACCGTCACAACCGTCCATTTGCACTTGGCCCTACACACGAAGAAGTGATCACTGATTTTGTACGTAAAGAAGTAAATTCTTATAAGCAATTACCGCTTACTCTTTACCAAGTACAAACAAAAGTACGTGACGAAGTTCGCCCTCGTTTTGGTGTAATGCGTGCTCGTGAATTTACGATGAAAGATGCTTACTCTTTTCACTTAAGTGATGAGTGTTTAGAGAAAACATACCAAGTAATGCACAAAGCATACTGCAACATCTTCGAGCGCCTTGGTCTTGATTACCGCCCTGTTATCGCTGATACAGGTTCAATTGGTGGTAGCGTGTCACATGAGTTTCATGTACTTGCAGAATCAGGCGAAGATGCAATCGCATTTAGTGATGCTAGTGATTATGCTGCAAATATCGAAAAAGCAGAAGCACTGGCACCGACTGAAGAGCGCCCAGCTGCAAGCAAAGAACTAAAAGCGTTCCCAACGCCTGATGCAAAATCAATTGCTGAGCTTAAAGAGCACTATGGTGTTAAACCTCATCGCGGCGTGAAAACATTAATCGTGTATGGCGCACCAGATGAAAACGAACAACGTGGTTTAGTTGCCCTTGTATTACGTGGCGACCATGACCTAAACGAGTTAAAAGCTGAGAAACACCCGCTTGTAGACTCACCGCTTGAAATGGCAAAAGAAGAAGACATCGTTGCTGCTATTGGCTCAAAACCGGGTTCATTAGG
Above is a window of Pseudoalteromonas shioyasakiensis DNA encoding:
- a CDS encoding acyl-CoA thioesterase; this encodes MPSSSVTFRFLAEPTDVNFGGKVHGGVVMKWIDQAGYACAAGWSGHYCVTVSVAGVKFQRPILVGQIVEVKASIAHTGKTSMQIFIQVRCGDPKTQNLVETNHCVISFIAMDEAGYPIEVPSYTAVTDEEKKIENYAIKMKEIAIETETLLQKA
- a CDS encoding outer membrane beta-barrel protein; this translates as MIKAISLSALSLALLGFNNAAHADITEMDSPRIYTGIGYGQYSFEFEDSENDTDFDDDSQMLKGYIGTQFNKYLSLELAYQNFDEVSDIDSKAEIDGVSLAARLAAPITDSFSVYAKGGWLEWDAEIEQDLGELGSISADSDGGDVFYGAGVEYAFTTNMQVRLEYERYKLEDDIDPDMDVASVSFQYMF
- the tsaA gene encoding tRNA (N6-threonylcarbamoyladenosine(37)-N6)-methyltransferase TrmO, translating into MSEYQLTAVGHIQSPYKQKFAIPRQPRLVPEAKAKLVFCSDFNREEFVRGLDEFSHIWLLFRFHETADKGYSAMVRPPRLGGNERKGVFATRATFRPNAIGMSAVKLEGIEYKNGQLSLLLSGIDLLDGTPILDIKPYLPYSDAMTDATAGFADTRPETDMSVEFSEEALAFIEKQTEQPELKAFISNVLKQDPRPAYKKQRDSEQSYGMTLYDFNIRWHVQDNHNTVTSIEKC
- a CDS encoding proline--tRNA ligase, which gives rise to MRTSQYILATLKETPSDAEIVSHQLMLRAGMIRRVASGLYTWLPSGLRVLKKVENIVREEMDKAGAIEMLMPIIQPADLWEESGRWEQFGPELLRINDRHNRPFALGPTHEEVITDFVRKEVNSYKQLPLTLYQVQTKVRDEVRPRFGVMRAREFTMKDAYSFHLSDECLEKTYQVMHKAYCNIFERLGLDYRPVIADTGSIGGSVSHEFHVLAESGEDAIAFSDASDYAANIEKAEALAPTEERPAASKELKAFPTPDAKSIAELKEHYGVKPHRGVKTLIVYGAPDENEQRGLVALVLRGDHDLNELKAEKHPLVDSPLEMAKEEDIVAAIGSKPGSLGPVGLSMPIIVDRTANVMADFVAGANKDGEHFSGINWDRDVENYEVADIRNIVEGDPSPCGQGSLQIKRGVEVGHIFQLGTKYSEAMKAGVLSESGKNQVMTMGCYGIGVSRIVAAAIEQNNDQYGIKWPQPIAPFDLAIVPMNMHKSHRIPDIADNLYKGLKDAGLDVLFDDRKERPGVMFNDMELLGVPFTLVIGERNLDENKVELKNRRTGEKLMLDLDSAASEIAALIKG